DNA sequence from the Cystobacter ferrugineus genome:
GTTCATCACCCACAGCCCGGCCGTGGCCACGGCGCTCTCCCGCCTTCCCGGCATCGAGCTCATCGTGGTGGGGGGCACGTTCGACCGGCGGGCCATGGTGTCCGTGGGGGCCAATGTCCTCGAGACCTACCGGCGCATCACCGCCGACGTGTGCTTCCTGGGCGTCTGGAGCCTCAACGCCACCAGTGGCATCAGCGGGCCCTACTACGAGGAAGTGGAGGTGCGCCGGGTGCTGATCGACCGCGCGGATCGCATCGTCGGGCTCGCCTCGCGCGAGAAGCTCGGCACCGCGGCGCCCTTCTCCATCGGCCCCGCCACCGCGCTGACCCACCTGGCCACCGAGCCAGACGTCCCCGAGGAGATGCTCCGGCCCTTCACCGAGCTGGGCATCCACATCCTCCAGGGCGGAGCGCGTTGAGGCCCTCGCCGGAGGGCCGCCCTCCCCCGGGTGGAAGCCTGGACCCCGGTATGGCTCCGGTGCTCGCGCTCCTGCCCGCCACCCGGCCCGAGGCCACCTCTGCTTCCGGGAGGGGGGGCTTGTTCCGCGCACGCCCCGTCTCATAAGCAACACCTCCAAGCCATGCGCTCTCTCCTGCTCACCCTCACCCTGCTGCTCTCCGCTCCGTTCTCCTCCGCGCTCGCCGCCGAGGACTCCGCCTGGAGCACCACCTTCCCCGCCGAGTCCCTGGCCACCTGGCTCGACGCGGCCCCCGCCCGCTACCTGCTGGTGCCCGCGGGCGCCGAGTCCCCGGCACTCACCCAGGTGGAACAGGCGCTCGCGGCGGCGCTGCGCGCCAGCGGCAAGGCGTCGCTGGTGATGGATGCCCAGGCACTCGGCCCGGTGGCGCGCGCGGATGACGCCACCATCGTCCAGCGCGGCGCGGGCTTCCCCGTGGACCGCGTCCTGGTGCTGCGGCTCTTCCCGGATGCCTCCGGTGAGCTGACCCAGGCCGTGGTGACCGTCTATGACACCGCGGGCCAGCCGCGCGGCGCCTTCTCCGCGACCCGGGGAACCGCGCTCGCGTCCAGGACCCCGGCGGCCCCCGAGCCCGCGCCCAGGCCCATGCCTTCCAAGCCCGCGCCGCCTTCCATTGCGTCAATGGATCCCGTGGAGCAGTACGAGCAGCAGTACATCGGCTTCGACGAACTCGTCGCGGTGCACACCAGAACGGGCACCGTGATGTCCCAAAGCACCCTTCCCTATGAGGGCAAGTTCAAGAAGCCGCTCCAGGGAGACGCCTTCTACCAGAAGGTGGGCCGGACGGACCTGGTGGAGGCCTATCACGGCAAGATGACCTTCAAGACGGTCCTGGGAGTCGTGGGCGGAGGGGCCCTCGTGGGGGGAATCATCGCCGGTGTCGCTGGCTCCGCCGCCAACAAGGCCGAGGACTGCGATGCGTTCAACGACTTCAGCGCGTGCTTCGATCGCAACTGGGAGCGGGCGGATCGGCGACGGGCGGCGTTCGTGACGGGCCTCGGGATTTCCGGGGCGGGCATCGCCGTGCTGGCGGCGGCCCTCTTCATCAACCCCCACCCCGTGACGCCCAGCGAGGCGCGCGAGCTGGCCGACGGCTACAACAAACAGCTCCGGTCGGACCTGGGGCTCTCCGAGGACGGCAAGCCCGTCGCTCCCCCCAGGTCGCCCTCGACCATCCAGGCCCGCTTCTCCCCCGTGTTCCGCGCCGACGGTGGCGGCCTGCTGCTCAGCGGCACCTTCTGAGCCCGAGCCGCCTCACTGGCGCATGAGCTGCTTGAGCGGCAGCGAGATGACGAAGGCCGACCCCGCCCCGGGGGTGCTCCGCGCCCGGATGCTCCCCCCGTGCCGCTCGACGATCTTGCGGCAGATGGCGAGGCCAATCCCCGTGCCCTCGTACTGGCCACGCCCGTGCAGGCGCTGGAACACGTCGAAGATGCGCTCGGCGAACTTCTCCTCGAAGCCGATGCCGTTGTCCTCCACCACCAGCTCACATCGCCGGGAGCGAGGATCCACCGTGCCACGCACGGAGATGGCCGGAGGCACCCCCTCACGGCGGAACTTGAGGGCATTGCCCACCAGGTTCTGCAGGAGCTGGCGCATCTGCGTGGCATCGGCCTCGAGCACGGGCAGCTCCCCCAGCGTGACGGTCGCCCCCGCCTGCTCGATGGACGTCTCCAGGTCCGCCAGCACCTCGCGGGCGACGACGGCGAGGTTCACCTGGGTGTAGGGCCGGGCCTTCGACGACACCCGGGAGAAGGTGAGCAGGTCGTCGATGAGCCGGCGCATGCGCGTCGCGGCCCCCTGCATGCGCTCGACGTAGTCGCGGCCCTCGGGGCTGAGCGTGGCGGCGGACGTCTTCACCAGGCGCTCGCCGAAGGTCTGGATCTTCCGCAGCGGCTCCTGCAGGTCGTGCGAGGCCACGTACGCGAAGCTCTCCAGCTCGCGGTTGGAGCGCTCCAGACTGAGCTGGGAGCGCTTGAGCTCGGAGATGTCGGTGAGGATCACCGTGAAGCCGACGGTCTCCTGCTCCCTCCGGATGGGCGCGACCCGGGCCATGTACCACTCGGCGCCGGTGTGGAGGGAGGGAGGAATCTCGAAGGCATGGCTCTCCCCGGTCGTGAGCACCTTCTCGATGACGCCGCGGACCCGCTCGACCATGTACGGCTCGAACCAGGAATAGAGGATGGTCCCCATCGCCCTCTCGGGGGTGTGCATGGGCAGGGTGTAATTGATGAAGCGAATCCGCGCCTCGACATCACAGGCGAACATGACGTTCGGGGACTGCTCGATCAGCGTCTGGAGGCCGAACACCCCCTCCGTCTTCTTCTCGTGGCTCGTCGCGAGCCGGGCGGCCAGGTCATTGAGCGCCACGGCCAGTGGAGCAAGCGGTCCACTCCCCACGCGCAGGGAAACATGCGGCTGCTGGGCCGCCATCTTCCCGACCAGCTCGAGCAACTCCGCGACCGTGGTCTCGGGGGCCGCCGCCGTCTCCGGGGTCTCGTCCTCTACACGCATGTCCCCCCCTGCAATGGGTATGTTCCCGAGGGAAGTCTTCTGCTGCTGGAGAAGGTAGTGACGCCATCGTGCGTGCGGACAGGGGGAAGCGCCAGGACCCTCTCCAGGCGCGCCTTCAGCCAGGCCGAGCCCTCGTAGGCCGGCGGTGTCCACCCCCGGAGGTCCACGAGCAGCGCTCGTCAGCTCCGGAGGAACCGGGACGTCCCTGGCGCGGCGGACGCTCCGGCGTCCACGACCGCGGCTGCTGACCCGAGGTCTCGAATCCATTCGCACACGTCCCCCGTGCCCCTCCGGGCGCGGGCCAGATTCCGAGAAGGTCATGCAGCCGAACTTGAACCGGCTCCTGCGGGCGCTCGCCCGCGAGGGGCTCGATGTGACGTACGACGGTCGTGTCTACACCGTGCGCCTCCAGGAGGACGGGAACGCGCCTCCCGCCGAGGTGCTCCTCCCTCCCGACCTGCCCGTGGAGGGCAAGGCCTTCCAGCAACTCGCCGCGCTCGCCGCGCTGAAGCACCCGGACGGAGGCAGCGTGAAGCGCGTGCGCGCCACGCCAGACTTCCACCCGGGCGACTCCGGAGTGGCCATCGGCTCGGTGGTGCACACGGAGGGCCTGGTGGTGCCCGGCGCGGTGGGCACCGACATCAACTGCGGCATGCGCCTGCACGTCGCGGACATTCCCGTGGAGGCCTTCCTCGCCCACCGCGACGCCTTCGTCGAGCGGATGAAGGGCCACTACTTCTTCGGCACCCGGGACGTGGCCCTGGGCTCGCGCGCGATGGAGGCGCTCCTGCGCGACGGCCTGCCCGGCTGGCTCGTGGAGACGCTGGAGCGGCCGTTGGGCGCGGTGGCGAGGGCGGACCTGGGACAGCTCGATCGGGAGTCCACGCGGGTGTACCTGGGAGGAGCGCTCGAGGGAGATCCAGCGTGGGCGCCCCCAGGGCTGCGCCGCGAGGGCGTGGTGCGAGACCCGGGGCTGGCGACCATCGGCGGGGGAAACCACTTCGTCGAGGTGCAGCGGGTGGAGGCGGTGATGGATCGCGCGCGGGCGTGGCAGTGGGGCGTGCGCGAGGGGCAGCTCGCGTTCATGGTGCACTCCGGCTCGAGGGACATGGGCAAGCACGTGGGGCGCACGTGGCAGGAGCGGGCGAGGGCCGCGTGGCCGGTGGGAGCGCCCTTCCCCGAGAGCGGAATCCTGCCCTTGGCGGATCCGGGGCTGGTGCGCGAGTACCTCCGGGCCGAGGCCACGGCGGCCAACTACGCCTTCCTCAACCGGCTGCTCTTGGCGGAGCTGTTGCGGCTCAC
Encoded proteins:
- a CDS encoding DeoR/GlpR family DNA-binding transcription regulator, whose translation is MLKEERQRRILEILGTEGRVVAGELSDMLGVSGYTIRRDLDELAEEKRLRRVHGGAVARSPVAPTYAERQQQGVPGKIATARAAAAMLEPGQVVILDGGTTALHLVDALPPDHTGTFITHSPAVATALSRLPGIELIVVGGTFDRRAMVSVGANVLETYRRITADVCFLGVWSLNATSGISGPYYEEVEVRRVLIDRADRIVGLASREKLGTAAPFSIGPATALTHLATEPDVPEEMLRPFTELGIHILQGGAR
- a CDS encoding sensor histidine kinase; amino-acid sequence: MRVEDETPETAAAPETTVAELLELVGKMAAQQPHVSLRVGSGPLAPLAVALNDLAARLATSHEKKTEGVFGLQTLIEQSPNVMFACDVEARIRFINYTLPMHTPERAMGTILYSWFEPYMVERVRGVIEKVLTTGESHAFEIPPSLHTGAEWYMARVAPIRREQETVGFTVILTDISELKRSQLSLERSNRELESFAYVASHDLQEPLRKIQTFGERLVKTSAATLSPEGRDYVERMQGAATRMRRLIDDLLTFSRVSSKARPYTQVNLAVVAREVLADLETSIEQAGATVTLGELPVLEADATQMRQLLQNLVGNALKFRREGVPPAISVRGTVDPRSRRCELVVEDNGIGFEEKFAERIFDVFQRLHGRGQYEGTGIGLAICRKIVERHGGSIRARSTPGAGSAFVISLPLKQLMRQ
- a CDS encoding RtcB family protein; the protein is MQPNLNRLLRALAREGLDVTYDGRVYTVRLQEDGNAPPAEVLLPPDLPVEGKAFQQLAALAALKHPDGGSVKRVRATPDFHPGDSGVAIGSVVHTEGLVVPGAVGTDINCGMRLHVADIPVEAFLAHRDAFVERMKGHYFFGTRDVALGSRAMEALLRDGLPGWLVETLERPLGAVARADLGQLDRESTRVYLGGALEGDPAWAPPGLRREGVVRDPGLATIGGGNHFVEVQRVEAVMDRARAWQWGVREGQLAFMVHSGSRDMGKHVGRTWQERARAAWPVGAPFPESGILPLADPGLVREYLRAEATAANYAFLNRLLLAELLRLTLRELFGDVEAPLVYDVPHNITLPWEGGWLARKGACPAEEEQPVIIPGSMGAESYLMVGLGNARALASASHGAGRARSRFSMARGGADHREEALGLTGVDCITLRAERRIEEAPAAYKPIGPVVASQVEAGIVREVARMRPLMTFKA